A stretch of Castanea sativa cultivar Marrone di Chiusa Pesio chromosome 2, ASM4071231v1 DNA encodes these proteins:
- the LOC142625774 gene encoding uncharacterized protein LOC142625774: MGEGEMIAEERAKDISLKELSKMLEEFAKARDWEKFHSPRNLLLAMVGEVGELSEIFQWRGEVDRGLPNWEESDKEHLGEELSDVLLYLIRLADICGIDLGDAASKKIVKNAIKYPAKIQ, translated from the exons ATGGGAGAAGGAGAGATGATAGCAGAGGAGAGAGCCAAAGACATTAGTCTGAAAGAACTCTCAAAAATGCTAGAGGAATTTGCTAAGGCCAGAGATTGGGAGAAGTTCCATAGCCCCAGGAATCTACTTCTTGCTATG GTTGGTGAAGTGGGAGAGCTGTCAGAAATATTCCAATGGAGGGGAGAGGTGGACAGAGGCTTGCCCAATTGGGAGGAATCAGATAAGGAGCATTTGGGTGAGGAGCTCTCTGATGTACTGCTATACCTCATCAGATTGGCTGATATATGTGGCATTGATCTTGGTGATGCTGCCTCCAAGAAAATTGTCAAGAATGCAATTAAATACCCAGccaaaattcaatga